The DNA sequence tttcttGAAATTCAAGAAAGTAAACATCCCAGGATATTGACTGACAATTAGAAATtgagaaacatttgaaaaatgttaaatattttaCAAGCCAAATAACAGTAACTCTTATACACTAAATAAAAATTGCCTGTCTCTTGTTGTTTAGAAGATATGTCCACTAAAAGTTGAAGTTTTTCAAAATGCAAGACAAAGATCAATgctgaggtcacaaggtcaaaaactgaaatatcattataaagATTCTGCCTCAAGGTTCTAACTGACTTCAAAGGGGGTATATATGTATGATAGTAACTAACAAAATCAACATCTCACACATTAAATAATCATTCATTTCACCAACTAAAAAGGAAAATAGAGAATATACAAATTAAAAGACAGGACCCTCTCTATTTTCAGCATTTTCCCcattacatgtttatgtataacATATCCAAAGAGGTATATATGAACcttcattttgattttgatttcctttATGTGACAATCATTTGGGATGAAAATTAAAACTGTGAAACTATGAATCTGCAGCCAGAAAAAGCAACATTGCAGACAACAGTCCACTTCAGATCTTTGGTCAaggagcaaaaaaaaaaaattaataaatatattgcaaataaatgtatataatgttgttcttaaaaacaacagaaaaattaatataccttttaaaaaaaaataaaaagttttaacacttttgtaatatatttccgtttgaaatatacatgattaTTAAGAATTGCAGAGATAAATTGCAAACTAAAAgaaaatgaatgtgattgtaGATGAGTGAAGAAGTGAGTGATGGTGTCCCATTTCAGCCTTGTGTTTTATACCATTGACATGCTTAAATTTTGTGTCAGTGTGGAACTGCTATCCATGTAAAATATTGTAACTTTCTCAAATAGTGTTTTCAGTTTGTGGAATGCATGCTGCAACCTGTTGTAAAATAAATGAGTAATTGCATTTCAACACATCCAAAATATAAAGTAAAACTGCATTCAAATACAAAAgtattattaaaatgaaattaatgaaatctgAGAAGATATATctttcagttttgcaagtttaCATGTGCATGAATGTTAAAAAGTTAATACATGCACCtagaaaatgtttgtgttttatttcagaAACACAGAATGACTTCATTAACATGAATATTTCTACCAATGACATATGTATAGTAACAATGTGAATCTTGTTCATGAAGCTCTTGTATATTTGCAGACAGGAAAATGCacttttctataaaaaaaagaatttaaaattcaaGGAAATTCtattatatatcaaaatgtcatATCATAGGATTACCTACATTCTAAAACTTTTAATTTAAACTATACTATTTTATTCAATACTGATTGGTATTGGGCAATAGCATAAACCAATGCTAGCCTTCTCCCTAACATTCCAAAAATTGcataattacaaatgtatactGTAAACCAAATTCTACTCGTGTACAAATTTTTTTTGGTGAGTTTGCAAGAACCTTATTGTGAGTATTTCTCGCAATAAACCAGTCCTTTGATGTCTCATATTTGTTTAATATTATCTCAGTCATGAAAATTAGTCACCAAAAACCAGCTTATCACTGGTAAATCGTGAAATAAAGTTGCCTATGATAATAGCTGGTTTACTGTACTATCTATATAAGTGAGTCGTACTTTCATCCTTCATCAgaataaagtaaattttgtttaaaaaattcaagTCCTATACAGTGAAAGTGTCAGGCACAATACATTTAAATGCAAACAAACGTGCACCGGCCATGCCACATCTTCATTATCCCCTTTAACTTTATTGTGAGGAGAAAAAAGCATCACTTCCAAAACAGTTTGAATTACTAAGATGAACATGCTAACAGCCTtttcaaaataacaattttagtacttgtacatgtattatgtaattaGACTTGTTAAGTATTTGAATTGCTAATAAAATGTCACTTTTTCAAGCAAAATCACCTATTATATTTATACTGAGTTGTCTCCCTTTTCATAAGCAGTGCCTACACTAACCTCCTGCTATAGTCTTCAGTGACAGACACCCGTGATGTCCCCGTTATTGCATCATGATGTTGGAACAGAGCTAATTCTTGCCTTCCTAGCTCCAGGTCAGGTAGTAGTTTCAGCAAACCTGAATACTTTTCTGAGGACTTCTTGGATTTTGCCAGCAACACAGCATACAATATTTCTACAGATCTGTCAATGTTACAGgcttttaaaaagttttgataCTTCAGCTAACATTAACTTTGTCTCCATGAATCTATAGTGTCATGTGACATGTTTACACTTTTGTAGATAAGACAAGGGCATTGATTGGCAGATTCATAATGAAACAATTTAGAATTATAATTATCCATCTGATCAATCTCGATAAAAAAGCTATATTttagagaaatgaaattaaagtttaggatttcataaaattaaatgattgcAATTGTTATTACCTGAGCAGACTCTGAATTCTTCGAGCTGCATATTTCAGAAAAGGGCGAGTTGTGTAAAATCCTGTCCAATACTGGTCCAATCTGTCAGAATATGGGAAAAAATCTCCACTAAAGGAGGGAAGGGCTTTTGTTTGTAACTTTCTATGTTCTTTAAAAAAGTCAGAAAGAGTTCCAAATCTCACCTGAAAGGAAATGCAGCTACCAGTTATTTTGcaattaaatgaaaatacaaaatctgTAAAGACTTTAGTACAATATAATTACCCGAGTATTCATTTGAGAATTGCTGTTTATGTATTTCATCAGCTTTTCCATGTTATAATGTTGTTTCCTCCATTCCTGCAGGCTGCTGTATCGAAAGTCATCTCCATGTGGCACCAAGAGAACGCCATCTCGAAATAATTCAGACTTCTTTTGAAACTGTTCCCAGAGTATCCAAGCCCTGATCACAAACAAATAGCATGGGATTCACATATGTATAGCAATATTACCCTGATCACAAACAAATAGCATGGGATCCACATGATGTATAGCAATATTACCCTGATCACAAACAGATAACATGGGATTCACATGATGTATAACAATATTACAATTCCATAGGAAGAGATTCTTGTTTCACATTTACATACAGTTGATTTTATTAAAATTAGAACATTGAGATTCAGAAATCAAAGTCTAGTGGTGGAGAATGAAACTCACATTTCCTTCACATTATCATCGTCAATATCTTTCACTGGAATTTGTTTTCTGCCTTGATAACATTTTCGCTGGAAAAAGTCGAACTTGCAGCAGACATGCGTATCTGGACCACAAGAGTGAGTAATGGCGTAGGAGAGGAAAGGCAGAACATGGGTTGTTACATCTGTAGAGTACGTTCTATCTAAAGgcagaaaaattattattttatgaGCTCAGAATAACAGTGTACCCATTGCAAACAGATCTTTTAATTTGAATGGGACATCTTGATTAAGACCAACTGCAGTAAAATTTCAATAGTCAATATAGTTTCATGCACCAATTTCTGCATTATGCCTTGTTTCACTTTTGGTGAATCACCGCTCAGATCTCCTGGGACCAGCTCCCTGAAATTTTGGCAGTATAATAACAAGCCAATTAGCCCTAACCATATTCACTGCTACCATCCAGTAAACACATTGAGTGTTAAATGTCACCTATTTTGCCATTTTAAATATTTCGTATTCGTCATACACTGGGAGActactttttatatatatatttttcgtaGCCCAtatgttttacatacattttaagaACTACAATTTTGAATGTATGCGATAATGTTATAAAATCTcctagtgttttttttttattcctttggatctgtattatacatgtataaaatgtcaccattgtataatatttacatttccaatgttttgcctttgatatctacCAATTATAATGATAGGCATTTTTTCAAGAACACACTGCAGTTGTACAGAACTACGTGTActtgatatatacatgtctGGAAATTCTGACAGAAACAAAAGCAGAATGTgaattcaagaaataaatttcatttttgaaaatacgtgaaGTTATGAAGAGCAACACTTCACACCGACTTAGTTTTCATGAAGTGCCAACACGCTCCATGACGTACACCAGCATGAAGTGCCAACACGCTCCATGAAGTACGCCAGCATGAAGTGCTAACACGCTCCATGACATACACCAGCATGAAGTGCCAACACGCTCCATGACGTACGCTGACATAAAGCATGgtagttcataccctcatgtatttctGAAATAAACGACTTTTGTTTGGGAACTCATCGATGTGATTTATTCAGCAAAAAACATGCTCAAATTAGCTGTGATTATCATGTTTGGCAATAAAGAATTTACTCGTATCCTCAGTGTTTTTAACACTCTTTATAAACACTTGAAATGTTTTTACCCCACATTCGTCTCCACTGAATTTAATTGTATACTCAGTGTTTTTAACACTCTCTATAAACacttgaaatgtttttatccCACATTTATCTCCACAGAATTTACTTGTATACTCAGTGTTTTTAACACTCTCTATAAACACTTGAAATGTTTTTACCCCACATTCGTCTCCACTGAATTTAATTGTATATTCAGTGTTTTTAACACTCTCTATAAACACTTGAAATGTTTTTACCCCACATTTGTCTCTACTGAATTTACTCATACACTCAGTGTTTTTAACACTCTCTATAAACacttgaaatgtttttatccCACATTTGTCTCCACTGAATTTACTCATATACTCAGTGTTTTTAACACCCTCTACAAACACTTGAAATGTTTTTACCCCACATTTGTCTCCACTGAATTTAATTGTATACTCAGTCTTTTTAACACTCTCTATAAACACTTGAAATGTTTTTACCCCACATTTGTCTCCACTGAAATTCTAACATCTTTGTTCTGGCAAGGTGTCTCTTCAGTCCAAAATGGATTCTTTGAATAACCATGGCCTTTGCACCACTTCTTTTCTGGAAATACGCCATGGTGGGAGAGTGTCCAAATGGATCGATGGACCAGCTGATGTTTGGTTTTATCCCTGCCGATGAGTGAAATAATCTTATAAAACAAGTGCACAGCAACTCGTAGCATGATCATATGTACCCCCACAACGCTCTCTTGCCAGACGGAATCAACACATCTTGTATGAAATACAAATTAACGATGAGTAGTAATACATGTCTTATAAAGTTCTTACCAATGTTCGTTAATAGCCACTGATGACCATCAATCAGTTGGTTTAACATAGCGCCATAGTGAACAACTGCTTCATCTGGCATCACCCAGCCACCGGACACTACCTCCAACTGACCATTATGAATCAACCTATGAGAGTAATGGCCAAAAAATGAATCATTATTTGCATTTTTCTTCCAATTCTAAATACCAATAGCAGAGATATTTGACTTAGATCAGAGAAGCCTCTCAAACAAGGGAATCAACTCTAGTCACTTTTCAATTATCCCTGTTTCCCCCACTTTCATTCCTTTTCTGCTCTGTTCCTATATTGATCCCAATATTCAGCCTTCCCTTGAAATAAAGAGAACCTTTTAATGTTGTCTTTCTGTATCTGAGTGGCTGCTTTCCACCATTTTTCCAACCAGCACACTTCTGACCAAACGAATCGCCATCCAGGGTTTTCTGTGAGTTGATCCAGCAATAAACTGAGTGTTTTGTTGGTGTGGGAGGCAAAGTAATGATCAAAGGTATTCAGCCAACCTGGAAGAAAGCATGCCCTGTTCATGAAGAAATcagaactcctcgaatgtctcatGCAcacgacatagatctcggatgtaatacgatggcatccatgagggAATTTGATGCACTGTAATCTGTGACTTATGTAACATAGTGCAGTAGGCTGTGACATCATAGTTAGCAATACATCAAATTCTCTCACGGATGCCATCATATTACATctgagatctatgtcgagtgcatGAGACATTCAATGAGTTCCTATTGGTACATGAAGCTTTGTAAAAGATTACCTAATCTAAAATAGACTCCTTAGTACAAATGGAAACTATCTGTGAATTACCAGTAGTTTCATTGATGTCTATTTTCATGTGTGACAACAAACTACAAAATTAACTTAATAAAATTTGTTTACATCTGGCTTGTATGAATATGGTTtactgatttttaaaattgggcTCCAATTTGCTACTGACCAGGATCCTGGTGAGAGTGGGGTACAATGATGACTTGTAGTGGTTTTGGGGTCCATGAGAGAACAGGAATGACATCAAGCCACCCAGTAACAGACAAAGCCAGAGGATAAGACACATCCAGTGTGCTCCATAATGTCTCAATCTGTATGGTATGGGAAGtcacaatattgataaaactatCATAGTAAATAGCATGTCTTACATTATGTATGATCATAACATAATTCTGAATCATAAAacggcaatttttttttcaacatagATTTCTTGTTTAATATTCAAACCTTAACATCTGCGGTGGTTACTGGTATGACACATTGTCCAATAGGTTCTGTGTTCAATGCTTGAACAGCATGGTCTACTGTTTTATTTGAAGCCAATGAAATGGCAGGTCCTTTATAACAGTAATCTGACTTGAGGGTGAAATGCACATGCTGAAATCCAAAATCTAAATTCATTCATTATgcatttaaaacaaatgataatagaacatgctgatgaaataaataaattataatagcaCATAATATGTTTGTGAAATCATATGATGACTTTAATCATGGCCAAGTTTAATCCTTCCCTTTCCTCTATTTCCTCCTTTCTCTATTATTCTCTCCCTCCTCCCTCACCATTCTCTCCCTCCTCCTCACTATTCTCTCCCTCCTCCCTcaccattctctctctcctccctCACTATTCTCTTCCTCCTCCCTCACTATTCTCTCCCTCCTCTCTCACTATTCTCTCCTCCTCCCTCACCATTCTCTCCTCCTCCCTCACCATTCTCTCCTCCTCCCTCACCATTCTCTCCTCCTCCCTCACCATTCTCTCCCTCCTCCCTCACTATTCTCTCCCTCCTCCTCACTATTCTCTCCCTCCTCCCTcaccattctctctctcctccctCACTATTCTCTTCCTCCTCCCTCACTATTCTCTCCCTCCTCTCTCACTATTCTCTCCTCCTCCCTCACCATTCTCTCCTCCTCCCTCACCATTCTCTCCTCCTCCCTCACCATTCTCTCCTCCTCCCTCACCATTCTCTCCCTCCTCCCTCACTATTCTCTCCCTCCTCCCTCACTATTCTCTCCCTCCTCCCTCACTATTCTCTCCCTCCTCCCTCActattctctctctccttcCTCACTATTCTCTCCCTCCTCCCTCACTATTCTCTCCCTCCTCCCTCACTATTCCCTCCCTCCTCTCTCACTATTCTCTCCTCCTCCCTCACCATTCTCTCCTCCTCCCTCACCATTCTCTCCCTCCTCCCTCACTATTCTCTCCCTCCTCCTTTACTATTCTCTCCCTCCTCCCTCActattctctctctccttcCTCACTATTCTCTCCCTCCTCCCTCACCATTCTCTCCCTCCTCCCTCACTATTCTCTCCCTCCTCCCTCACTATTCTCCCCCTCCTCCCTCACTATTCTTTCCTCCTCCCTCACCATTCTCTCCTCCTCCCTCACCATTCTCCCCCTCCTCCCTCACCATTCTCTCCCTCAACCCTCACCATTCTCTCCCTCCTCCCTCACCATTCTCTCCCTCCTCCTCCTCACTATTATCTCTCTcaccattctctctctcctccctCACTATTCTCTCCCTCCTCCCTCACCATTCTCTCCTCCTCCCTCACTATTCTCTCCTCCTCCCTCACCATTCTCTTCTCCTCCCTCACCATTCTCTTCTCCTCCCTCACCATTCTCTTCTCCTCCCTCACCATTCTCTCCCTCCTCTCTGACTATTCTCTCCACCCTCTCTCACCATTCTCTCCCTCCTCCCTCACTATTTTCTCCTCCTCCCTCACCATTCTCTCCCTCCTCCCTCACTATTTTCTCCTCCTCCCTCACCATTCTCTCCCTCCTCCTCACCATTCTCTCCCTCCTCCCTCACCATTCTCTCCCTCCTCCTTCACTATTTCCTCCCTCCTTACTTCCCAATCTCTCCCTCCTCCATTTCTCCCtgtccaccccccccccttacaatTCATTCTAATTAGAACTTTAATTAGaactacacatacatgtacaaaaagcTTAAAGTGAAATAATAGGGActaacaattttgattttttataaacataattAGCTATATCCGATACGTTCAtaacatgttttaaaacaatAGGGAATGAAAATCCCTAATTCACTGTAAGcataaattcattatattaagtatgtttgctgtaaccatgttttactgaacAGTATTAGGTTTATCTTTATCAAAACAGGCTGCATATCAACCAATTCTGTCTCGAGTTATTAATTAATCGTTAATATGCTTCCATACCAGATCATACTTGACGTGTTGAAAATACTGAAATGAGAAATTCTCTTACCTTGTGATCCTCATCTTCATGAAGAAAATCAGCTCTTTGTATGTGTAgctgtattaacattaaaaacaaaaccagaaagtaggtcactgttAAAACTCCCAGAATTTTTAGAGTTTCTCTTCTCCATGGTTTCCTCATTCTTCATCTTCCATACAAAGCATCTCGTAATGGTACTGTGAAAACTaaaaatgtgtactttataGGCAGATTTTAGAATTCATTGCGATTATCTTATAATGGTGAAAACTaaaaatgtgtactttataGGCAGATTTTAGAATTCATAGCGATTATCTTATAatggtgaaaaaaaaaacaactttataGGCAGATTTTAGAATTCATAGCGATTATCTTATAatggtgaaaaataaaaactttataGGCAGATTTTAGAATTCATAGCAATTATCTTATAatggtgaaaaataaaaactttataggcagattttaaaattcataGCGATTATCTTATAatggtgaaaaataaaaactttataGGCAGATTTTAGAATTCATAGCAATTATCTTATAatggtgaaaaataaaaactttataGGCAGATTTTAGAATTCATAGCAATAATCTTATAatggtgaaaaataaaaactttataGGCAGATTTTAGAATTCATAGCGATTATCTTATAatggtgaaaaataaaaactttataGGCAGATTTTAGAATTCATAGCGATTATCTTATaatggtgaaaaataaaatgtgtactTTAGGCAGAGTTGAGAATGCAGTGTTTATCTTGTAATTGTattgtgaaaaacaaaaaatgtgtaCTTTAGGCAGAGTTGAGACTGCACAGTGTTTATCTAGTAATGGTACTGTGAAAATAGTACTCACTTTATTGCTTAGGACTTCTTATCACATCATTGTTacaatatgtatgtacatattaaatacataaaaatggCATGATCTGGCAGTGTACAATTAAAACGATGGAGAATAACTTACAAACAAGGTTTTCTCGCAACTTAAGTGCAAGACATAAATATATTCCTAAGTTACAAAGTTACAGATGGTTTTTGCCAATAATACTTTCATTTcaagtttgatatatttatgACGAAGTTCCTAGTAATGAGGGCAAATTAATACAAATTAAGTGGTATAATTCGTCCTTTATGTCATTTTTACAGAATTTACATACTCTATTTTAATCTTTAAGCATATTGTTATGGCGGCctatttcaatttcaagattATAAGAAGATTGAGTCAAAATcgataaataaaaatgtgtacTTTTATAGGCAGAGTTGAGAATGCACAGTGTTAATtatattggtacatgtaattgatcAATGAGGAGATACTGGTAACCTCTCCATGTAACATTGCAATAAGCATgataagatacatgtaaaatattttatagcaTCATGCTTTAAATGGCCTCACAGACAACCTACATAATTCtaactgaccccccccccccctcaaaatattcaattaatgtATACATTTGAGAGGTTTTGGCCATGAGATGTGTGTTTTAATTCAGGTATCTTGAGAAATTAAGCATGCAGTGGCATCATCTAGTAGCCATGCAATAATTATTCCACTAATGTTGAGGAGAGTGCAAGAATGTGCAGTCATCAGTACTATATAAACACTACACAGGTGTAAACTTGTTCACAAggtttgtattttaaaattatcaagtCTTCGAACACAGAAACTTACGTAAGACTATGCCACAATAACCGATTGATTACTGCAATAAATGAAAACAACGTTTGAAAGTCAAAAAAAGTGCAAACGCCTACAATCCACACATGAGTCTGAGATCCAAGTTGTCTGCGGAAAAAAGAATATTTACGATCGGGATCGGGATCGGTTAACAACTTTGTGATGAAAACAAAGATGGCGCTTTCGCAATAGATTTGACGATcgtaaaaataaatcaagattACTGACTGCTTTAAATTTCTGGAGTGTTTTTAATCGCCAACCATGTCTTACTGGTTCCACAGAAACCCCCTCAAGGCCACAGCAAACATGACGTTTGAATTAGCAGGGGTATCAACTGACGACAAAAGTAGACAAATATTCGCGTAAGAAATTTCAGTGTCACTTCAGCTTATGACAATGACTCATGATGCTACGtctaatattaatgaaataaacCTGTTCTGTGTACAAGTCAATACATTGAATATGTATCTATTGATAATATAATCGTGAAATTTATATGGCTTCATAAGTACACGATGATGAGAATGCTTTATACCAAACCAGAACTACATTGTAGCTCTATCAATATCATGTATGtgtaagaaaaaattaaatagcaTTTTAATTCTGTTTGATTCtctcaaaatacatttttcacatttgtaaTGAAAATACCTCTTTTATAACAGCCAGATGCGACAAACCAGAAATAAGCTACTTGAGCTATTAACAGATCCAAACCATGATACACAGACGATGCAGAAGGCTGTCAGTGATTATTTCTCATTGCTTTTGGGTCTAATACAACCGTTTGAGGAGAATGAAAGTGAAAACAAACTTAGGAGGGCCATAAAATACAGATGGACAAACAGTTTACTTGGAAATGCTGTCAAGTATATAACATCATGCTGtctatacataaaatatgaatataaaaaccaGATCAGACTGAATTTTCATTAACAAAGTTGTCTGCAAGTATAAATGAAATAGCAAAATGAAGTTATAGATTTCAAAATGACATGTGTGATAAAAGGATATTGAAAGAAATTCATGATTTACATGCTTGTCCACTGGGAATGCCAATATAgccaatattttcaattatagAGAGCAACAGGATTCTGTTTATGAAGCTGCAAGTATGGCAATTAATGTGGGATTGTGGTACACGAAGCATGCCGCGAAGTTAGCAGCTAAGGAAGAGTAAGTATCGGTGACTTTTGTTGTACACTGCTATCTTCTCATGCCGTGCTTTTTATCTCATGATAATTTGGAGTCAGTAAAGTTTGAATGATTTTGGAAGACTGTACAAATTTGCATAATTGGTAAAGTTGATTAAATGCAAAAATTTTACCATGATTgagtgttaaatctaggatcgagagagggcacacatatcatatgttcaaaagggcacttttcgttGCGGTAAGACAATTtcggggcactttcattgtatcatactatgataaTAACgaatagaataatcatttagcccctttaaaagttaatacctgctgccttgattttaaacttttcaatcaaccttgtgaaataaagaacaattctttatattaataaatatttttttaaaaattatagagaaaaaagggcatggtgcaattAAAAAAGGCATGGCGCCAgccaaaaagggcatggcgTGGTGCCATGCTaatttgctttagatttaacactaatgATTCCATTACTTAATATAATGATATCTCCATAATCCAAGCAACTTTGACTTTTATTTGTTGTATTCAGGTTTTAGTTTAGGCTTTAAAGTCAAGTTGAAAGGTTGATTCAGATTTGCACATCACAGTGCCTTTATCAAGAAATAAGAACAGTGAAACAGCATGGTCTATTATCAGATTATAGACAAAACATATGAACAAATATAAAGCATAAATTTTGTTTCAAGATGTAGTCAGATTTCAAATAGAAAAGATTTAAGAGTAATCTTGCTTACATGTATGAGTAAAATTGCAGACCAGATATGGAAGAGGCAAAAGAAGTTCACAAATGCTTAAAGATTGCAGCAGGGGTATTTACTTATGTCAAGGTAACCACAGTTTgcaaaaaatatgtattatcAAATGAGGTATTTAAGAAAGTTGTAATTTTACGATAATTAACGGATTTAATATTTCTTGTTCCGCAATTATGAGTGGTATTTTGTTATTACATATTCCTTTCATCAAAATGCAGAAATCAAATTATGAAGGAATTAATCGGATTAAATGGGAAATTCATATTGCcagtaaaatatattattttctacatCGATAAGGAAAAATTGAACATTgtatgtttgatatgatttatattttggCTGTGAGCAATGATTTGTTCTATGTTTTGTTGTATTATTATGTATATGTTAAACATTGAATTcatgaaatgttttatattgATGCTTCGATACAGTATTCTCTGTTTCTTGTAAAACTGTAGGATGATCTGATTGGACGCCTGTCTGACAACACAGAGAATGCAATCGACACAGACAGTCGTATTCTCGATGCCTACATTGGACAATGTACTGGAGAGGCTCAGGAAGGTAAATTTTTATGCTCCAAGATTAAAGATCAGGAACATGATTTTTACCCAGTCTTTCCACAAATTCAATTCAAGTCATAAATATAGAAGACAGAAGCTTCATATTTAATGATTGGTCAAGTCAAAGTTGTGTTTCATGCCATGAGGAAAGTCAAATGTCATGGCCAAAGGTTTTTGCAACTTCAGAATTTGGCCATGTTGAGGGGCATAGTTTCAATTACACATTGGTTTGTGATCAGTTAAGattatttgtatttcttataggagttatgagattgatcactgttcgttatcttcacctttcattatttttagaGCTTGTTTTGTTGAATGTGGTCAGTATGGTTTTTATGGCTTTGGGATCTAAGATTGGGCAGTTACTGTATATTGGTTTTGATccttttgtttgtttgtcaacaACTTTAACCTCGGCTTTTAACTTTTGAACTGTTATGGTAAGAGATAGAGACTTCATATCTACAATAGTAGGTCTGATGAAAAGATTAACTTGAACTGACACCTCTGTGGTCACAGGATCAAAGGACattgccttttttttttttggaaatagATATTTACTTTCCTATCTATAATTGCTCGAGAAGGGTTTGGAattatgtcatttttaatgCCATCATAACTGAAGATTCAGGGTTatatagtttttagctcacctgagctgaaagctcaagtgagcttttctgatcacccgtattccggcgt is a window from the Ostrea edulis chromosome 5, xbOstEdul1.1, whole genome shotgun sequence genome containing:
- the LOC125652552 gene encoding alpha-mannosidase 2-like codes for the protein MRKPWRRETLKILGVLTVTYFLVLFLMLIQLHIQRADFLHEDEDHKHVHFTLKSDYCYKGPAISLASNKTVDHAVQALNTEPIGQCVIPVTTADVKIETLWSTLDVSYPLALSVTGWLDVIPVLSWTPKPLQVIIVPHSHQDPGWLNTFDHYFASHTNKTLSLLLDQLTENPGWRFVWSEVCWLEKWWKAATQIQKDNIKRLIHNGQLEVVSGGWVMPDEAVVHYGAMLNQLIDGHQWLLTNIGIKPNISWSIDPFGHSPTMAYFQKRSGAKAMVIQRIHFGLKRHLARTKMLEFQWRQMWDRTYSTDVTTHVLPFLSYAITHSCGPDTHVCCKFDFFQRKCYQGRKQIPVKDIDDDNVKEMAWILWEQFQKKSELFRDGVLLVPHGDDFRYSSLQEWRKQHYNMEKLMKYINSNSQMNTRVRFGTLSDFFKEHRKLQTKALPSFSGDFFPYSDRLDQYWTGFYTTRPFLKYAARRIQSLLRSVEILYAVLLAKSKKSSEKYSGLLKLLPDLELGRQELALFQHHDAITGTSRVSVTEDYSRRLQHAFHKLKTLFEKVTIFYMDSSSTLTQNLSMSMIDDWVTMTTNNPSRRCIKLSQKRHMVIFNPLGHNRRDMITLTVDRANVKVTNTSTSLEIPHQISPVWENGTFSTNVFEMTFEVNLAALSISLVTIEEGEENLNEYTRLVLYKEPSNFSRSVKISGITVEQDSSPYFTVSNGHLTAYFHTCSGRLQYVTQNSTGSVWRSEVKLVTYTSGKSWSTLFKDKGGAYTFVPDGPAETLSEPVETLFLIDGPLLSRVVTVQPSATQSVTIHKTSGNLGRGVYIENYVDIQKLDNTELMMRVESDVGGSRCELCVDLNGFQMHRKRTLAKRHIQGNFFPMTTMASVESDTSRLTLLTSSSRGVASLEPGWLEVGLDRRMVQDDWRGLGEGIKDNKFTRSSFMLVFEQKSSNEIFDVCYPSFLTSQLSDELEHPSIVAKMNSVFHSHQTPHFSLIKRELPCTVHLVTFRFITTNVRKETHEKKSGDYVPNTANEKKSGDYVPNTANEKKSVDYVPNTANLLVVHKRQFDCNIAPDSNICSNPDMLRLGEIFLDCSMGKVWETTLTGTVLLKETQGHHGVSIDPMEIKTFKVLCN